The following proteins are co-located in the Halarcobacter sp. genome:
- the flhB gene encoding flagellar biosynthesis protein FlhB has protein sequence MAGDEEEKTEEPTSKKIEDAKKEGNVPKSMEVTGATILFFGSLYLLFFSGSAVNEIKKLMLFVYGFIGQDVSGNTFYSIGYTTVITLVVTLLPLFILVLLLTFITNWSQFGFLITPMKIDLQKLDPIKGIKGVFGLKKLLEAIKLTLKLIIIVTVMFLLFTFTYKSFLAMMNKEFNATLHTIIELTGYFLAAILLIIIIFAIIDFYFTRYYFFKSLRMSKQEVKDEYKNMEGDPQVKGRIRKIQMQMSMKRMMSDVPEADVVITNPTHYAIALKYDNQVDNAPKVVAKGIDFIALKIKDIARDNSIPIIENPSLARSIYSQIEIDQEIPNEFYKAMAEIFSYVYELKKKKR, from the coding sequence AAGAAAAAACCGAAGAACCCACATCCAAAAAAATAGAGGATGCTAAAAAAGAGGGAAATGTACCTAAATCTATGGAAGTAACTGGGGCAACTATCTTATTTTTTGGTTCATTATATTTACTATTTTTTTCAGGTTCTGCTGTCAATGAAATAAAAAAATTAATGCTATTTGTTTATGGGTTTATTGGTCAAGATGTAAGTGGAAATACCTTTTATTCAATAGGATATACTACAGTTATTACTTTAGTTGTTACATTATTACCTCTTTTTATTTTAGTACTTTTACTAACTTTTATAACAAATTGGAGCCAATTTGGATTTTTAATCACTCCTATGAAAATTGATTTACAGAAATTAGACCCTATTAAAGGTATAAAGGGTGTATTTGGATTAAAAAAATTATTAGAAGCTATAAAATTAACTTTAAAATTAATTATAATAGTAACAGTAATGTTTTTACTTTTTACGTTCACTTATAAATCTTTTTTAGCAATGATGAATAAAGAATTTAATGCAACTTTACATACTATAATTGAGCTAACCGGGTATTTTTTAGCTGCTATACTTTTAATTATAATAATTTTTGCTATAATTGATTTTTATTTTACAAGATATTATTTCTTTAAATCTCTTCGAATGAGTAAACAAGAAGTAAAAGATGAATATAAGAATATGGAAGGGGATCCTCAGGTAAAGGGTCGAATTCGTAAGATTCAAATGCAAATGTCAATGAAAAGGATGATGTCAGATGTTCCTGAAGCTGACGTTGTAATTACAAATCCAACTCATTATGCAATTGCCTTGAAATATGATAATCAGGTTGATAATGCACCTAAAGTTGTAGCAAAAGGTATAGATTTTATTGCATTAAAGATAAAAGATATTGCTAGAGATAATAGTATTCCTATAATTGAAAATCCATCTCTTGCTAGATCAATATATTCACAAATCGAGATTGATCAAGAGATACCAAATGAGTTTTATAAAGCTATGGCAGAAATATTCTCATATGTATATGAATTAAAAAAGAAGAAAAGGTAA